One genomic window of Sulfurovum lithotrophicum includes the following:
- a CDS encoding pyridoxal phosphate-dependent aminotransferase, translating to MLSDRIQTLSSSLTIAISSLARDLKAQGKDVLSFSAGEPDFGTPRRIKDEAIKAINDGFTQYTAVPGIPELLEAIAGKLKRDNGLEYAPSDIIASNGAKHSLFNLCQALINEGDEVIIPAPYWVTYPEQVKYSQGVPVIIETDETNNFKITAKQLKEAITPKTKMLILTTPSNPTGSIYSRSELEAIGEVLKGTEIIVASDEMYEKLVYGVEFTATASISEDMFQRTVTINGLSKSVAMTGWRFGYLASPNKKLISVMNKLQSQSTSNINSITQKAAIPALNGEVDDEIEMMRTAFEARAKEATELMNEIDGLSVLKPEGAFYLFVNIKDISNDSITFCKELLQDVGVAVVPGIGFGSEGYFRFSFATDISTIREGIRRIEKFVQQKKA from the coding sequence ATGTTATCAGACCGCATACAGACACTGTCATCATCATTGACCATCGCCATCTCTTCACTGGCAAGAGACCTCAAAGCACAGGGCAAGGATGTTCTGAGCTTTTCTGCAGGAGAACCGGATTTCGGTACCCCAAGACGCATCAAAGACGAGGCGATCAAAGCCATCAACGACGGTTTTACACAATATACTGCCGTACCGGGTATTCCCGAACTGCTTGAAGCGATCGCAGGCAAGCTCAAGAGAGACAACGGACTTGAATATGCACCGTCGGACATTATTGCCAGCAACGGTGCGAAACATTCACTTTTCAATCTCTGCCAGGCACTCATCAATGAAGGGGATGAAGTGATCATCCCTGCCCCCTACTGGGTCACCTATCCCGAGCAGGTCAAATATTCCCAGGGGGTTCCTGTCATCATCGAGACGGATGAGACAAACAACTTCAAGATCACCGCAAAACAGCTCAAAGAGGCGATCACACCCAAAACGAAGATGCTCATCCTGACCACACCGTCCAACCCTACAGGGTCGATCTACTCCAGGTCGGAACTCGAAGCGATCGGAGAGGTGCTCAAAGGCACCGAGATCATCGTAGCCAGTGACGAAATGTATGAGAAACTCGTGTATGGTGTTGAATTTACCGCTACAGCAAGCATCTCTGAAGATATGTTCCAGAGAACTGTAACCATCAACGGACTGAGCAAATCGGTTGCCATGACTGGATGGCGTTTCGGCTACCTTGCATCTCCGAACAAAAAGCTGATCTCTGTCATGAACAAACTGCAGAGCCAGAGTACCTCCAACATCAACTCCATTACCCAGAAAGCGGCGATCCCGGCACTCAACGGTGAAGTCGATGATGAGATCGAGATGATGCGTACCGCATTCGAGGCCAGAGCAAAAGAAGCGACAGAACTCATGAATGAGATCGATGGCCTGAGCGTGCTCAAACCCGAAGGTGCCTTCTACCTCTTCGTGAACATCAAAGATATCAGCAACGACTCTATCACCTTCTGTAAAGAGCTGCTTCAGGATGTCGGTGTCGCAGTCGTTCCAGGCATTGGATTCGGATCGGAAGGTTACTTCAGGTTCTCTTTCGCAACAGATATTTCAACCATCCGTGAAGGAATCAGACGTATCGAAAAGTTTGTGCAGCAAAAGAAAGCATAA
- a CDS encoding type II toxin-antitoxin system Phd/YefM family antitoxin, whose amino-acid sequence MNLSQDIKPISFLKAKTADVINTVTETQRSMIITQNGEAKAVVQDIKSYENLQNSLALLKMIIKSERQIREGKLIRQAEVFDQIEEKYFK is encoded by the coding sequence ATGAACTTAAGTCAGGATATTAAACCGATCAGTTTTCTCAAAGCCAAGACGGCCGATGTCATCAACACAGTCACAGAGACCCAGAGAAGTATGATCATCACACAGAATGGCGAGGCAAAAGCGGTTGTACAGGATATCAAAAGTTATGAAAATTTGCAGAACAGCCTTGCCCTGCTGAAAATGATCATCAAAAGTGAACGACAGATACGGGAAGGCAAACTCATCAGACAGGCAGAGGTATTTGATCAAATAGAAGAAAAATACTTTAAGTAA
- a CDS encoding ABC transporter ATP-binding protein: MNQGNVVIEVKDIVTRFGPRTVHDGVSLQIRENEIFAILGESGAGKSVLMKEMIMLLEPNAGEVTVLGKRLNGISYREAQQLRREWGVLFQFGALYSSMTIAENIEVQLKEYTKISKEMRDKLVRSKIALVGLDEHVGSLYPAELSGGMIKRAALARALAMEPKLLFLDEPTSGLDPVGARNFDALIVELRDMLGITVVMITHDLDSIFSIVDRMAILADQHVVAEGTLKNVLQSQHPFVEDFFKNEYTKEKYMDRLDQNRVKDV, translated from the coding sequence ATGAATCAGGGAAATGTGGTCATTGAAGTCAAAGATATTGTCACGCGTTTTGGGCCGCGGACCGTACATGACGGAGTGTCGCTGCAGATCAGAGAGAATGAGATCTTTGCCATTCTTGGAGAGAGTGGTGCGGGAAAATCGGTTCTGATGAAAGAGATGATCATGCTGCTTGAACCTAATGCCGGTGAAGTAACCGTACTGGGGAAACGCCTTAACGGTATCTCTTACCGGGAAGCACAGCAGTTACGAAGGGAGTGGGGAGTGCTATTTCAGTTTGGTGCGCTTTATTCTTCCATGACCATTGCTGAGAATATAGAGGTGCAGCTCAAAGAGTATACGAAAATCAGTAAAGAGATGCGTGACAAACTGGTACGTTCAAAGATCGCACTGGTGGGCCTGGATGAACATGTAGGCTCTCTTTATCCTGCTGAGCTCAGTGGCGGTATGATAAAAAGGGCTGCGCTTGCAAGGGCTCTGGCAATGGAGCCAAAACTGCTTTTTCTTGATGAACCCACTTCGGGACTCGACCCGGTCGGTGCACGTAATTTTGATGCGCTTATTGTCGAACTGCGTGATATGCTGGGGATCACGGTCGTGATGATCACACATGATCTTGACAGTATTTTCAGCATCGTGGACAGGATGGCTATTTTGGCTGACCAACATGTCGTAGCAGAAGGAACTTTAAAAAATGTGTTACAATCTCAACATCCTTTTGTTGAAGATTTCTTTAAAAATGAATATACGAAAGAGAAGTACATGGACAGGTTAGATCAGAACAGGGTGAAAGATGTATAG
- a CDS encoding AEC family transporter translates to MISTLLSIIFVYVFIVLGYMAKRIFKEDMSTKTLTLMSVYFLQPFVTIWGFSTAKLHTEHVYVPLLYLGIIFTLLLPTILLGRIIFENIKDRAIFSIAGFVGNTGNIGIPLGIALFGEQSVIYTTLINIANVFVVYIIGVYIYSRGSFSIRDSLFNIIKIPIIPASIIAIFININDIQLSPQIEEFFKMGAYAGIVLQLFLLGTFLQGIRIRELHPKLFLGTVSQKFILVPAATAFILNLTDLPLFVQGVIFMEMMTPLAVANINLASLYDCKPKDVTSLILITTLLFIPILFVLTYIIDHYYL, encoded by the coding sequence ATGATAAGTACACTTCTCTCTATTATATTCGTCTATGTTTTCATCGTCCTTGGCTACATGGCCAAACGTATTTTCAAAGAGGATATGAGTACCAAAACACTCACACTCATGTCGGTATATTTTCTGCAGCCCTTTGTGACCATCTGGGGCTTCAGCACTGCCAAACTGCATACGGAACATGTCTATGTGCCACTGCTCTACCTGGGGATCATCTTTACTTTACTGCTTCCAACCATCCTGCTGGGTAGAATAATATTTGAAAATATAAAAGACCGTGCCATCTTCTCTATTGCAGGTTTTGTGGGCAATACAGGTAATATCGGTATTCCCCTTGGCATTGCTCTCTTTGGCGAACAGAGCGTCATCTACACCACCCTCATCAATATCGCCAATGTTTTTGTCGTCTACATCATCGGAGTTTACATCTACTCACGCGGCTCCTTCAGCATCAGAGACTCTCTGTTCAACATCATCAAAATTCCCATCATCCCTGCATCCATCATTGCTATATTTATAAATATTAATGATATACAGCTCTCCCCTCAGATCGAAGAATTCTTCAAAATGGGTGCTTATGCCGGCATCGTGCTTCAACTCTTTCTGCTGGGTACTTTCCTGCAGGGCATACGTATCAGAGAGCTCCATCCCAAACTCTTTCTGGGAACAGTCAGCCAGAAGTTTATTCTTGTCCCGGCAGCCACAGCATTCATTCTCAACCTGACCGACCTGCCGCTTTTCGTTCAGGGCGTCATCTTCATGGAGATGATGACTCCGCTTGCCGTAGCCAACATCAACCTTGCATCCCTCTATGACTGCAAACCCAAAGATGTGACCTCCCTCATACTCATCACTACCCTGCTCTTCATCCCCATACTTTTTGTACTCACTTATATCATAGATCATTATTACCTTTAG
- a CDS encoding DedA family protein, whose amino-acid sequence MDFSSLETWGYLAVAFFSFGGSLFIVAAAGVFSYMGHMDLTTALVVAMVANFMGDNFLFYLGKYHKKDIRPYFAKHKRKIALATLIMRKYGVAAIFIQKFLYGVKTLVPISMALSKFDFKKFIFFNIFATILFILTIGLSAYYASETIIAMFSYVQAKPWIAPLVAVAFLGSLWYAMTHFTKRR is encoded by the coding sequence ATGGATTTTTCTTCTCTGGAGACTTGGGGATACCTGGCAGTTGCTTTTTTCTCTTTCGGTGGCTCCCTTTTTATCGTAGCGGCGGCGGGTGTGTTCTCCTACATGGGGCATATGGACCTGACCACGGCACTGGTTGTGGCGATGGTGGCAAATTTCATGGGGGACAATTTTCTCTTCTATCTGGGGAAATACCACAAGAAAGACATTCGGCCCTACTTTGCAAAGCATAAACGAAAAATAGCTCTTGCCACGCTCATCATGCGCAAATACGGGGTCGCAGCGATCTTCATTCAGAAGTTCCTTTACGGGGTGAAGACACTGGTGCCGATTTCAATGGCGCTTTCGAAATTTGATTTCAAAAAATTTATATTCTTTAATATATTTGCGACAATACTTTTTATCCTGACAATAGGGCTGAGTGCCTACTATGCAAGTGAAACGATCATTGCTATGTTCAGTTATGTGCAGGCTAAACCCTGGATCGCTCCTCTGGTAGCCGTAGCATTCCTGGGCTCACTCTGGTATGCGATGACACACTTTACAAAGAGACGATAG
- a CDS encoding type II toxin-antitoxin system RelE/ParE family toxin gives MKNYEVLWTKEASLDLENIIGYIYEESHTIAKEVYFAIKEHCSTLEHFPLRGRVVPEMKTLGILDYRELIYQRWRIMYTIETQNVYLLLIIDSRQDMQEQLITRFINSELK, from the coding sequence ATGAAGAATTATGAAGTCCTATGGACCAAAGAGGCTTCTCTTGACTTGGAGAATATTATTGGCTACATTTACGAAGAGAGTCATACAATTGCCAAAGAGGTGTACTTTGCTATCAAAGAGCACTGTTCCACCCTGGAGCATTTCCCCCTGAGAGGGAGAGTGGTCCCTGAAATGAAAACACTGGGGATTCTCGACTACAGGGAGCTAATCTATCAACGGTGGCGCATTATGTACACCATAGAAACGCAAAATGTCTATCTGCTTCTTATCATTGACAGCAGGCAGGACATGCAGGAACAGCTCATAACGCGTTTTATAAATTCAGAACTTAAATAG
- a CDS encoding ABC transporter permease, which produces MNREYVTYREDPQQIRIASKGEWTLATVPEIEKELSDISVGKSVVWDLSGVEEFDSAGVLLFMEYYDKLKQTNAVELVGYSESQKEMYDLLRKHMIEKVPERKTSFFEELGKSTLVVLGDIKDLITFLGHLFFTLFNVLFHPRNIRIKEMVYHIHHSGFNALMIIGLTSFLVGMVIAYQGAVQLAKFGADIFIVDTVGISMVRELGPLMTAIVIAGRSGSAYTAEIGAMKITEEIAAMRTMGFDPYTFLVVPRIFALIIALPLLIFFSDIMGIFGGMVASQMELNISMAQFVDRLYEVLEVKHYILGMIKGPVFAFVIAAIGCFRGFQVSDNTESLGLQTTASVVNSIFLVIAFDALFSVIYTELNL; this is translated from the coding sequence ATGAACAGGGAGTATGTAACCTACAGGGAAGACCCGCAGCAGATCAGGATCGCATCAAAGGGGGAGTGGACACTTGCTACCGTACCCGAGATCGAAAAAGAATTAAGCGATATATCTGTGGGAAAAAGTGTAGTGTGGGACCTTTCCGGCGTGGAGGAATTTGACAGTGCGGGTGTACTGCTCTTCATGGAGTATTATGACAAACTGAAGCAAACAAATGCTGTTGAGCTTGTTGGATACTCCGAGAGCCAGAAAGAGATGTATGATCTGCTCAGGAAGCATATGATCGAAAAGGTCCCGGAACGTAAAACGAGTTTCTTTGAAGAGCTTGGTAAAAGTACTCTGGTAGTCCTGGGAGATATCAAAGATCTCATTACGTTTCTGGGGCATCTCTTTTTCACATTGTTTAATGTACTGTTCCATCCCAGGAATATTCGTATCAAGGAGATGGTTTATCATATCCACCACTCCGGTTTCAATGCCCTGATGATCATCGGGTTGACCTCTTTTCTTGTTGGGATGGTCATCGCCTATCAGGGAGCGGTGCAGTTGGCGAAGTTCGGTGCAGATATCTTCATCGTCGATACGGTAGGCATCTCCATGGTACGTGAACTTGGTCCCTTGATGACAGCGATCGTTATAGCGGGGCGTAGCGGCTCTGCCTATACGGCTGAGATCGGAGCCATGAAGATCACAGAAGAGATCGCCGCAATGCGTACAATGGGTTTTGATCCTTATACTTTTTTAGTAGTGCCGCGGATATTCGCGCTGATCATCGCTTTGCCTCTTTTGATCTTCTTTTCGGATATCATGGGGATATTCGGAGGTATGGTCGCTTCGCAGATGGAACTGAATATCTCCATGGCACAGTTTGTGGACAGACTCTACGAAGTGCTGGAGGTCAAGCATTACATCCTCGGGATGATCAAGGGGCCGGTTTTTGCCTTTGTCATTGCTGCTATAGGATGTTTCAGAGGCTTCCAGGTTTCGGATAATACCGAGAGTCTCGGTTTGCAGACCACTGCTTCCGTGGTCAATTCCATCTTTCTTGTCATTGCCTTTGATGCACTCTTCTCTGTTATCTATACGGAGCTTAACCTATGA
- the speA gene encoding biosynthetic arginine decarboxylase, with amino-acid sequence MKNFGLDIWSDDNFIIKGDTVKINHANQPSLLQITQEIREKGYKGPLLLRFPHLIQKQISTLFSTFEEAKKEFGYRGNFHAVFPLKVNQFPNFIHALIDVSQHYDYGLEAGSKAELIIAITKTPLGAPITVNGFKDKEMISLCFIAAKMGHNITVTIEGLGELETIIEVNEEFNKDSDIPVSPKIGARIRLHSSGIGIWAKSGGYTSKFGLTSTELLEAYGMLKQHKLLDRLWMIHFHIGSQMGDIAPLKKALREAGNIYAELKRRGADSLTAINIGGGLAVEYSQHGSSIERNYSLREFANDVVYLMQEIAKRKGVEEPDIFTESGRYIAASHSVLIAPVLELFSQEYHKKALRLKEKNPPLVQELHDLFNTINRKNAREYLHDALDHMESLLTLFDLGYIDLEDRSNTEILVNLIIKKAISLLRNEGSGELKKLQDRIQERYLVNFSLFQSLPDFWGLAQQFPVMPLDRLDTTPTNPASIWDITCDSDGEIGFNRELPLYLHDIDVSKEEYFLAFFLTGAYQEVLGMQHNLFTHPTECVINFNQDGSYSIDDLIEAQNLMDVLDDLDYDTGIIDKALKYQIEESNLISQEEKRELLGKLYLYLSENSYLKTIQAQNEQGQAK; translated from the coding sequence ATGAAAAATTTCGGTCTGGATATCTGGAGTGATGACAACTTCATCATTAAAGGTGATACCGTCAAGATCAACCATGCCAATCAACCTTCTTTGCTGCAGATCACTCAGGAGATCAGGGAAAAAGGGTACAAAGGTCCTCTGCTGCTGCGTTTTCCCCACCTCATCCAAAAACAGATCTCCACACTCTTCTCCACTTTTGAAGAAGCCAAAAAAGAATTTGGGTACCGGGGGAATTTTCATGCAGTCTTCCCACTGAAGGTCAACCAGTTTCCCAACTTCATCCATGCACTCATCGATGTCTCTCAACACTACGATTACGGTCTGGAGGCAGGCAGCAAGGCGGAACTGATCATCGCTATTACAAAAACCCCTCTGGGCGCTCCCATTACCGTGAACGGGTTCAAAGACAAAGAGATGATCTCTCTGTGTTTCATTGCTGCAAAAATGGGCCACAACATTACCGTAACCATCGAGGGGCTGGGAGAACTCGAAACAATCATAGAGGTCAATGAGGAGTTCAATAAAGATTCCGACATCCCAGTCTCTCCCAAGATCGGTGCACGTATACGTCTTCATAGTTCCGGTATCGGGATTTGGGCAAAAAGCGGCGGATATACCTCCAAGTTTGGCCTTACCTCGACCGAACTTCTCGAAGCCTACGGGATGCTTAAACAACACAAACTTCTCGACCGCCTCTGGATGATCCATTTCCATATCGGGTCACAGATGGGAGACATCGCACCTCTAAAAAAAGCGCTCAGGGAAGCGGGGAACATCTATGCCGAACTCAAGAGACGCGGTGCGGACAGCCTCACCGCCATCAATATCGGCGGTGGTCTGGCAGTCGAATACTCCCAGCACGGCAGCAGTATAGAGAGGAATTATTCCTTGCGTGAATTCGCCAACGATGTAGTCTACCTGATGCAGGAGATCGCCAAACGCAAAGGGGTAGAGGAACCCGATATCTTCACCGAGTCCGGACGCTATATCGCCGCATCTCACTCCGTACTGATCGCGCCGGTACTTGAACTCTTTTCTCAGGAATATCATAAAAAAGCACTGCGTCTCAAAGAGAAGAATCCGCCACTGGTTCAGGAACTTCATGACCTTTTCAACACCATCAACAGGAAAAATGCCAGAGAATACCTGCATGATGCCCTGGACCACATGGAATCCCTGCTGACCCTTTTCGATCTGGGTTACATTGACCTTGAAGACCGCTCCAATACGGAGATACTGGTGAACCTCATTATCAAAAAAGCGATCTCCCTGCTCAGAAACGAAGGTTCGGGTGAGCTCAAAAAACTCCAGGACCGTATACAGGAGAGATACCTGGTCAACTTCTCTCTCTTTCAGTCTCTGCCGGATTTCTGGGGACTGGCACAGCAGTTCCCCGTGATGCCGCTGGACAGGCTCGACACTACCCCCACCAACCCCGCAAGCATATGGGATATTACCTGTGACTCTGACGGGGAGATAGGATTCAACCGTGAACTGCCGCTCTATCTGCACGATATCGATGTCAGTAAAGAAGAGTATTTTCTTGCCTTTTTCCTGACCGGTGCCTACCAGGAGGTACTGGGCATGCAGCACAATCTCTTCACCCACCCCACCGAATGCGTGATCAACTTCAACCAAGACGGCAGCTATAGTATCGATGACCTGATCGAAGCGCAAAACCTTATGGATGTACTCGATGACCTCGATTACGATACCGGCATCATCGACAAAGCACTCAAATACCAGATAGAAGAATCCAATCTCATCTCACAGGAAGAAAAGAGAGAGCTTTTGGGTAAACTTTATCTTTATTTAAGTGAAAACAGTTATCTTAAGACCATTCAGGCACAGAACGAACAAGGACAAGCCAAGTGA
- a CDS encoding patatin-like phospholipase family protein encodes MCSKRKHKSKEECGTLFNYIKGIPLKTLSRLILPLLLLYPISLCAKTKEVNFSMVISGGVSLGAYEAGYNWAMIRMLSELREKKIGVHPELRSLTGASAGSINALISAAYWCQKPSKPKLNTIDNNLFYNTWVGLGLEDLIIKGRDATNKSTLFTRKELNKKAAAIVAHLQEPIYRKGCEVPLGFSLTKAKPMIERFQGIEIKNQHFSAPFTFREKQGKIQIINKNMPKSNDFYLSIPGIENNISKIIPVLFASSAFPGAFEQVKLDYEYNKKKYSSYFIDGGAYTNLPLQLAIELDKRAKKFLFIDPNNVRGENCKNKCGVLCTESKKKKEEEREEIPLGFFHSNGLPLLSSLDIFQSMKLYEAINRYFKNDPSYSLILSSRHHPITGEFLGHFGAFLDKNFRIYDYHVGVYDAIYHLAKTLRSKGYAEEYTSQIALMDHFKQILGIDKNPQAKNAYDLFVQTECQHRTPSKPSMFLAIYKAFNLKKSDKKRYTLKEFEQFLSKLDLTQLPHSQKENFLYYAKKDIKHWYKRPMRYIVTRIATLENERARILTERDANGSNTRTSRIIAKATSIAVWTGNTLVKEKEGFHFLPLNAPEEEKNSTLYTALRLLPSEIAFDNTLSTGISLGYSAFWYKDLGPFDGLEAKLSFVHEKRENDFLHLDVNAFYDYNEFMTLGGGLTLFGNTQGSFYNREDLYGFNTYIDLMEIFRLTYVKRYTEGDHQDYLFFGIKNIPSLIYWLNR; translated from the coding sequence TTGTGCAGCAAAAGAAAGCATAAATCAAAAGAAGAGTGCGGGACACTCTTCAACTATATAAAAGGTATTCCTCTGAAAACACTCTCACGCTTGATACTCCCTCTTCTGCTTCTTTACCCTATTTCCCTCTGTGCAAAAACCAAAGAAGTCAACTTTTCCATGGTCATCAGCGGGGGTGTCAGTCTCGGTGCTTATGAAGCCGGCTATAACTGGGCAATGATACGAATGCTCAGTGAATTGAGAGAAAAAAAGATCGGTGTGCATCCTGAGCTACGCTCACTTACAGGTGCTTCCGCCGGTTCCATCAATGCACTGATCTCTGCAGCCTACTGGTGCCAGAAACCCTCTAAACCAAAACTTAACACCATTGACAACAATCTTTTTTACAATACCTGGGTTGGCCTGGGGCTTGAAGATCTCATCATCAAAGGCAGAGATGCAACGAACAAAAGTACCCTCTTTACCCGCAAGGAACTTAATAAAAAAGCTGCAGCGATCGTTGCACATTTACAGGAGCCCATCTACCGTAAAGGCTGTGAAGTTCCTTTAGGTTTTTCTCTGACCAAAGCCAAACCGATGATCGAAAGATTTCAAGGAATAGAGATTAAAAACCAACACTTTTCTGCTCCCTTCACTTTTAGAGAAAAGCAGGGGAAGATACAGATTATTAATAAGAATATGCCAAAGAGCAATGATTTCTACCTTTCCATTCCCGGTATTGAAAACAATATATCTAAGATAATCCCTGTACTCTTTGCCTCTTCTGCATTTCCCGGTGCTTTTGAACAAGTCAAACTGGACTATGAGTATAATAAGAAAAAATATTCAAGTTATTTCATTGACGGCGGAGCTTATACCAACCTGCCTCTTCAACTGGCCATAGAACTGGACAAAAGAGCCAAAAAGTTCCTCTTTATCGATCCGAACAATGTGAGGGGGGAAAACTGTAAAAACAAGTGCGGCGTACTGTGTACGGAATCCAAAAAGAAAAAAGAAGAGGAGCGTGAAGAGATCCCTCTAGGTTTTTTTCATTCTAACGGTCTGCCACTGCTCAGCAGTCTTGACATTTTCCAATCTATGAAGCTTTACGAGGCGATCAACCGCTATTTCAAAAATGACCCCTCCTATTCACTCATACTCTCTTCCCGCCATCACCCCATCACCGGTGAGTTTCTGGGGCATTTCGGTGCCTTTCTTGACAAAAATTTTCGAATCTATGACTACCATGTCGGTGTCTATGATGCCATTTACCATCTTGCAAAGACACTGAGAAGCAAAGGCTACGCAGAAGAATATACCTCTCAGATTGCTTTAATGGACCACTTCAAACAGATACTGGGAATAGATAAAAATCCTCAGGCAAAAAATGCCTATGATCTTTTTGTGCAAACAGAATGTCAGCACAGAACACCTTCAAAGCCCAGTATGTTTCTTGCCATCTATAAAGCTTTCAACCTGAAGAAAAGTGACAAGAAGAGATATACACTCAAAGAGTTTGAACAATTTCTTTCAAAACTTGATCTCACACAGTTACCTCATTCTCAGAAGGAAAACTTTCTGTACTACGCCAAAAAAGATATCAAACACTGGTACAAACGCCCTATGCGTTATATTGTGACACGCATAGCCACCCTGGAGAACGAACGGGCAAGGATCCTTACTGAACGTGATGCAAATGGCAGCAATACAAGAACCTCGCGTATTATTGCTAAAGCAACCAGTATTGCAGTATGGACAGGGAATACACTGGTTAAAGAGAAAGAGGGATTCCACTTTCTTCCTCTTAATGCCCCTGAAGAGGAAAAAAACAGTACACTTTATACGGCTCTAAGGCTCCTGCCCAGCGAAATAGCCTTTGACAATACCCTGAGTACCGGCATCAGTCTGGGGTACAGTGCCTTCTGGTATAAGGATTTAGGGCCGTTCGACGGATTAGAGGCCAAACTTTCCTTTGTCCATGAGAAAAGGGAAAATGATTTCCTCCATCTGGATGTCAATGCATTCTACGATTACAATGAATTCATGACACTCGGAGGGGGATTAACGCTGTTCGGCAATACACAGGGGTCTTTTTATAACCGTGAAGATCTTTATGGTTTTAATACCTATATCGATCTCATGGAGATCTTCCGCTTGACCTATGTAAAACGATATACAGAGGGGGATCATCAGGATTACCTTTTCTTCGGTATCAAAAATATACCAAGCCTTATTTACTGGCTGAATAGATAA
- the cysE gene encoding serine O-acetyltransferase, producing MNIFSLIKEDFLNVKRNDPALHSTFELFFNYPGLWALFFYRFAHTLYNTGLRFLPRFISAVGLFLTTIDIHPAAKLGRRVFIDHGVGVVIGETTVVGNDVIIYQQVTLGGVSTSKGKRHPTLENNVVIGAGSKVLGNITIGENSKVGANSVVVKDVPPDSTAIGIPARVLKRGYDKTPLSHNKIPDVNKEIFEYLLKRIEVLEEALPRTKQRDIKEKDHKLEELYDNFIHSME from the coding sequence GTGAACATATTCAGTCTCATCAAAGAGGATTTTCTCAATGTCAAAAGAAACGACCCTGCTCTGCACTCAACCTTTGAACTCTTTTTCAACTATCCTGGTCTCTGGGCACTCTTCTTTTACCGTTTCGCACACACACTGTATAACACTGGACTGAGGTTTCTGCCGCGATTCATTTCGGCCGTTGGGCTATTTCTTACTACAATCGACATTCACCCGGCAGCCAAACTGGGAAGAAGGGTCTTCATCGACCATGGTGTCGGCGTCGTCATCGGGGAGACGACTGTTGTCGGAAACGATGTCATCATCTATCAGCAGGTCACACTGGGCGGCGTAAGCACCAGTAAAGGTAAGCGCCACCCTACACTGGAGAACAATGTCGTCATCGGCGCAGGCTCCAAAGTCCTGGGCAACATTACTATCGGGGAGAATTCCAAGGTAGGAGCCAACTCCGTGGTCGTCAAAGATGTTCCCCCAGATTCTACGGCCATCGGTATCCCGGCGCGTGTACTCAAACGAGGCTATGACAAGACTCCACTGAGCCACAACAAGATCCCAGATGTCAACAAAGAGATCTTCGAATACCTTCTCAAGCGCATCGAAGTACTTGAAGAGGCCCTGCCAAGGACCAAGCAGAGAGATATCAAAGAGAAAGACCATAAACTTGAAGAGCTGTATGACAACTTCATTCACAGTATGGAATAA